A portion of the Bacteroides faecium genome contains these proteins:
- a CDS encoding porin produces MSRITTTVVTLLLATAAFGQAKEDAGDGKKLEMETMEFKDYLPEIHGTIRGKYEFQTETQESRFEVRNARFSVSGNVHPLVAYKAEIDLSDEGSIKMLDAYARVFPLKDLNFTIGQMRVPFTIDAHRSPHQQYFANRSFIAKQVGNVRDVGFTAAYTNKGGLPFILEGGLFNGSGLTNQKEWHKTLNYSVKAQLLPNKNWNVTLSTQMIKPGEVRINMYDAGIYYQNNRFHIEAEYLYKMYGHEAFKDVHAVNSFINYDLPLKKVFNKISFLARYDMMTDHSDGKMDEDAKALIINDYARHRVTGGITLSLSKAFIADLRLNFEKYFYKKSGIPKESEQDKIVIEFMTRF; encoded by the coding sequence ATGAGTAGAATCACAACAACAGTCGTTACACTTCTGTTAGCGACAGCGGCCTTCGGGCAGGCCAAAGAAGATGCCGGGGATGGCAAGAAACTGGAGATGGAAACAATGGAATTTAAGGATTATCTGCCCGAAATTCATGGAACAATCCGGGGGAAATACGAATTCCAGACGGAAACACAGGAAAGTCGTTTCGAAGTACGTAATGCGCGTTTCAGCGTTTCGGGGAATGTGCATCCTTTGGTGGCTTATAAAGCTGAAATTGATCTTTCTGACGAGGGTTCTATCAAGATGCTCGATGCATATGCGCGTGTCTTTCCACTGAAAGACCTGAATTTTACAATAGGGCAGATGCGTGTTCCTTTCACGATAGACGCCCATCGTTCTCCTCATCAGCAATATTTCGCCAACCGTTCGTTCATTGCCAAGCAAGTGGGTAATGTGCGTGATGTCGGTTTTACTGCTGCCTATACAAATAAAGGCGGTCTTCCTTTTATTCTTGAAGGTGGATTATTCAACGGTTCCGGTCTGACCAATCAGAAGGAATGGCATAAGACACTGAATTATTCGGTGAAAGCACAGCTATTACCTAATAAAAATTGGAATGTAACGCTCAGCACCCAAATGATAAAACCGGGAGAGGTGCGGATTAATATGTACGATGCCGGTATTTATTATCAGAACAATCGTTTTCATATTGAAGCGGAATACTTATATAAGATGTACGGGCATGAAGCTTTTAAAGATGTACATGCTGTGAATAGTTTCATTAATTATGATTTACCGTTAAAGAAGGTGTTCAATAAGATTTCCTTCCTTGCCCGTTATGACATGATGACGGACCATAGTGACGGTAAAATGGATGAGGATGCTAAAGCTTTGATAATCAATGACTATGCCCGCCATCGTGTGACAGGCGGAATCACATTAAGTCTTTCTAAAGCTTTTATAGCCGACCTGCGATTGAACTTCGAGAAGTATTTCTATAAGAAGTCCGGCATACCTAAAGAATCGGAACAGGATAAAATCGTAATTGAATTTATGACGAGGTTCTGA